The nucleotide sequence TGGTGCGGACCGCCGGGCTCGGACCACAGCCGGGTCGCCGTGGTCTCCAGCATCATCCCCATGGAGGGCGCGACGGGCTTGAGCCGCTGGAGGTCGGTCCACGACATCACGCCCGGGTTGAGGTGCGGCAGCAGCCCCGTCTCCTCCAGGACCCGGATCGCCATCGCCCGTACGTAGGCGAGCGTGTCGTCGTACCCCTCGGCCTCCAGCCACTCCCGGGCCTCCGGCCAGCGGTCCTCCGGCCGGTCGCCGAGCGTGAACAGGGCCTCCTTGCAGCCCATCGCGGCGCCCTGCCGGGCGATGTCCAGGACCTCGTCGGGCGAGAGGAACATGCCGTGCCCGGCGCGGCGGAGCTTGCCGGGGACGGTGACGAAGGTGCAGTAGTGGCATTTGTCGCGGCACAGCCGCGTCAGCGGGATGAACACCTTGCGGGAGTACGTGATCACGCCGGGCCGCCCGACGGCGGCGAGACCGGCGTCACGGACCTTGGCGGCGGACGCGGTGAGATCGGTGAGGTCGTCGCCGCGGGCCTGGAGCAGTACGGCAGCCTCGGCGACGTCCAGCGCGACACCGTCCCGCGCCCGTTTGAGGGCGCGCCGCATGGAGTTGGCGGTCGGTGGTCCGGCGGGTCCGGCGGGCTGGTCGGTCCCGGAATCCTCAGGCACGCGCGTAGTCATCCTTCGAGGATACGTACGGCGCCGGGTTCTGATCGGTGACGAGCCTGGTCAGAGACGCAGCTCACCGTACGGGGTCGCCGTCCGGCGGGGGTGCGGGTCTTGGTTGCGGTTGTTGCCGGGTGCCGCTCCGGGGTCGTGTCCTGCGCGGTGTCGCCGTCCGGCACGGGGTCGCCGTCCGGCGCGGCTCGGGGTGCGGGGTTGTGGTTGCCGTTGTTGCCGGAGGCCGTTCCGGGGTCGTGTCCTGCGCTGCATGATTTACGGCGCGTACTCGCCAGACGCGGAGCCACCGCCGAGACGCGCCACACATCACGCTCTACGCTCCGGACACCACCCCTGCACGACCCCCTTCAGCCCCCGCCTGATCCGGCCGCTGCCCCGACCCGCGACGGAACGCGGCCCGGTCGGCGACGGCCGTCCGCCTGCCGGAAACCGGCCGACCCCCTTGCCTTGCCGTGGGGTTCACCCCCCGGCACAACAGTGGCAGCTGACCGCGTCCAGACCTCCCGGGAGTCGCCGGCATGACCGAAAATGACCATGCGGATAAAGAGTCGTCAACCGGATCCCTCGGCAGGAGGGGTCTCGTGATGACGGGAGCCGCCGCCGCGCTTACGTTGTCCACTGTGAGCTTCGCGAACGCCGCACCTTCAGCAGGCGCCGGTGCCGGTGCCGCCGGCGGTGACGGGACCGGTGCCGGTCGGACCACGACCAGGACCGTCACCGGCACCCTGCCGCCCGGCTCCCCCGACTTCGTCCATCTGCCCGTCGAGGTACCGCGCGGGACCAGCGAGATCCGCGTCGCGTACAGCTACGAGCGGCCCGCCGTCCCGGCCGGCACCCAGGGCAACGCCCTCGACATCGGCATCTTCGACGAGCGCGGCACCGATCTCGGCGGCCGGGGCTTCCGCGGCTGGTCGGGCGGCGCGCGCACGGAGTTCTTCCTCCGCGCCGACGAGGCGACGCCCGGCTACATCGCGGGCCCGGTGCGCGCCGGGACCTGGCACATCGCGCTCGGCCCCTACACGGTGGCGCCGCAGGGCCTCGCGTACTCGATCACCATCACGCTCACCTACGGCCCCACGGCGGCCACCCCGAAGCCGGTCTACCCGCCGGAGCGCGCCAAGGGCCGCGGCAGGGCCTGGTACCGGGGCGACTGCCATCTGCACTCCGTGCACTCCGACGGCAAGCGCACCCCCGCCGAGATCGCGGCGCTGGCCCGCGCCGCCGGACTCGACTTCATGCACAGCAGCGACCACAACACGTACTCGGCGCACGGCGCGTGGGACGGCCTGTGGGACGACGACCTGCTGATCCTCGTCGGCGAGGAGATCACCACCCGCAACGGCCACGTCCTCGCCATCTCCACCGACCCGGGCACCTTCATCGACTGGCGCTACCGCGCACGCGACAACCGCTTCGGCCACTACGCGCGCGAGGTACGCCGCGCCGGCGGCCTGGTCGTACCCGCGCACCCGCACTCCACCTGCATCGGCTGCAACTGGAAGTTCGGCTTCGGTGACGCGGACGCCGTCGAGGTCTGGAACGGCCCCTACACCGTGGACGACGAGGTCTCCCTCGCCGACTGGGACAACAGCCTGGTGACCTCGGCCCGTTCGGGCCGCGCCTGGACGCCCGCGATGGGCAACAGCGACGCGCACCGGGACCCCGACGCCATCGGCACGCCGCAGACCGTCGTCCTGGCCGACGACCTCTCCCGCACGGCGATCCTGGCCGGTCTGCGCGCCGGGCACAGCTACGTCGCCGAATCGGCGAAGGTGTCGCTCACCTTCGGCGCTTCGGGCGGCCGCGGCAAGCACGCCGGCATCGGCGACCGGCTGCGGGTCGACGAGAAGGACAGCGTGACGGTACGGCTGGAGGTGACCGGCGCCCCCGGCTGCACGGCCCAGTTCGTCACCGACCAGGGCACGCTCTACACCGCGCCGCTGCCGGAGTCGGGCGCGGGCACGGTCGAGTGGACGACGACGGCCTCGTACGCGAGTTACGTACGCGCCGAGGTCCGCCACGCGCCGACGGTCCCGGGGCTGCCGGGCCCGCTGGCGGCCTTCACGAACCCGGTGTTCCTGGGCGAGTGACGGTGGAGTGCCGCTTCAGCCCCGGGGTGGCACGGCCGGACGAGCGGGGCGCGTCACCCGGCGGCGGCCCGGCCTGACGAGCGGGGCACGTCACCCGGCGGCAGCGGCGCGGTGCCGGAACACGTGCCGGTACGTCTGCGGTGAGACCGTCGTCGTCCTGCTGAAGTGGTAGCGCAGGTTGGTCGCCGAACCGAAGCCGGTACGCCGCGCGACGACCTCCACCGGCTCGTCCGTGGTCTCCAGCAGCTCCTGCGCGAAGCGCACCCGCTGCTGGAGCACCCACTGCAACGGTGTCGTGCCCATCGTCTCGCGGAACCGGCGGGCGAAGGTGCGCTCACCGAGCTGCGCCTCCCGCGCCAACCGCCGTACGGTCAGCGGCTCGTGGAGGTTGCCCCGCGCCCAGCGCAGTACGGGTTCGAGCCCCGCGTCCTCCGTCGGCCGCACCAGCGGAGTGACGTACTGCGTCTGCCCGCCCTCCCGGTGCGGCGGTACGACCATGCGGCGCGCCACCTCGTTGGCGACCGCCGAGCCGAAGTCGCCGCGCACCAGATGCAGGCACAGGTCGACGGCGGCCCCGCTGCCCGCCGAGGTCAGGACCGTGCCGTCCTCGGTGTAGAGCGCGGAGGGCCGGAAGTCGACGTCGGGGAAGCGGTGCCCGAAGTCGCCCGTGTTCATCCAGTGCGTCGTGGCGGCCCGCCCCTTCAGCACGCCGGCCTGCGCGAGTACGTAGGCGCCACTGCACAGCGACACGATCCGGCGGCCGAGACCGTGCGCGGCGCGCACCGCTTCCAGCAGACCCTGGGGCGGCGCGAGTTGTACGCGGCGTGCGCAGGCGGCGACGATCACGGTGTCCGCTGCCGCCATGTCGTCCAGACCGTACGGGGTGTCGACGCGCAGCCCGGCCGCCGTGCGCAGCGGCCCCGGCTCGGCGGCGCACAGGCGCAGTTCGTACCAGGGCGAGACGAGGTCGTCGCGGTCGACGCCGAAGACCTCGCAGGGGATGGCCAGTTCGAAGATGGGCGCGGCGTCGGTGACGGCGAGGGCGACGACGTGGGGACGGCTGGGGCGATCGGCACGGCTGGTGGCGCTCATGGCGGTAATTATGCGCACCCTGTCGTTTCTGCCGATGGCCGGTGGCGGCGGAGGCCGTGAAGCTGGCCCTCATGACCAGCGAAACAGCCGTCCCCGGCCCTTCCGCCGCCGGTACCGCCGCCGTCGGCCGGCTCAGCACCCTCCAAGGCGCCGCCCTCTACGTAGGGGCCGTACTGGGCACGGGCGTCATCGCCCTGCCCGCACTCGCCGCCGAGACGGCGGGCCCCGCTTCGCTGCTCGCCTGGCTGGCGCTGGTCGTCCTGTCGGCGCCGCTCGCCGCGACGTTCGCAGCGCTCGGCGCCCGCTACCCCGACGCCGGAGGCGTCTCGACGTACGCCCGGCTGGCCTTCGGCGACCGTACGGCGGCGACGGTCGGCTGGTGCTTCTACCTCGCCGTACCGCCGGGCGCGAGCGCCGCCGCGCTCTTCGGCGGTGCGTACGTCTCGTCGGCGCTCGGTGGCGGCACCCCGACCACCGTCATCACGGCGGCGGCGCTGATGGTGGTCGTCACGGTGGCCAACGCCGTCGGCCTCCAGGTGACGGGCCGGATCCAACTCGCCCTGGCCGCGCTGCTCGTCGTCCTGCTGCTGCTCGCGGTCGGGCTGTCGCTGCCGCATGCGCACACGGCGAACCTCCATCCGTTCGCACCGCACGGCTGGACGGCGGTCGGTCCAGCGGCGGCGCTGCTGGTCTGGAGCTTCGCAGGATGGGAGGCGATCACCCACCTCGCGGCCGAATTCCGGCGCCCGGAGCGGGACTTGCCCCGGGCGGCCGGGATCGCCGTCGTGGTGGTCGGGGTGCTGTATCTGGGCGTCGCCTTCGCCGTCGTCACCGTACTCGGCCCGTCGGCCGCCCGATCGGACGCGCCGCTCGGCGAGTTGATGGCGCGGGGCATCGGCGGGAACGCGCGGTACCTCGCGGCGGCGGCAGCCGTGCTGCTGACGCTCGGCGCGATGAACGCCTACTACGCGGGCGCTGCCAAACTCGGCGCCGCCCTCGGCAGGGACGGCGCGCTGCCCGGCTGGCTGACGCGCGGCAGCGTGGTCGGCGAGGTGCCGAGGCGCAGCCTCGCGGTCGTATCGGCCCTGGGGTTCTGCGCGTTGGCCGGGGTGAGCATGGCGGGGGTCGGCCCCCGGCCGCTGGTACTGATGACGACGGGCTCGTTCGTCGCGGTGTACGCGATCGGTGTCGCCGCCGCCGTACGGCTGCTGCCGAGGCGCAGCAAGGGACGGGCGGCGGCGGTCGCCGCGCTGGTCGCCGTGGTGGCCCTGCTCGTGATGTCGGGCGTCTATCTGCTCTGGCCGCTGGTGGTGACGGGCGGTGCGCTGCTGTATCTGCGGCTGAACCGGACGGCTTGCGGGACAGCGGACGAGGCGGCGTGCGGGACAGCGGGCGGGGCGGCCCGGACGTGAGGTCCGGACCGCCCCGTCTCTTCTGGATGTTCTGTCGGCTGTTCTCTCGGCTGTTCCGCGGCTGTTCTACCGGCTGTTCTACCGGCTACGAAGCCTTGTTACGGCGCCTTGTTGTAGACGGCGACGTAGTCGATGTTCATCTGACCACCGGAAATCGTGGCGGCGTTGGGTCCGCCCCCGAACGCGCCGGGGAAGCCGCCGCCCATGGCGAGGTCGTAGATGATGAAGAACGGGTGGTCGACGGCCTTCGCCCAGGTGTCGGCGTCCACAGCGGTGGCGTCGAGCGTGTAGTAGTTGTCACCGTCGAGGTACCAGCGGATCTGCTCGGGTGAGGTCGAGCGGTCGATCTGCACCGCGTACGTGTGGTAGCCCGACTGGCAGCCGGGGCAGGCGTGTTCACCGCTGCCGATACCGCTGGACTCGTTGCACGGTCCGCCCGGCGAGACCCCGCAGTGCAGGGTGCCGAAGACCGAGCTGCGGCCGTTGACGTCCTCCAGGATGTCCACCTCGCCGGAGGTCGGCCAGGTGGTGCCGGTCCGCAGGGGCTGGCCCAGCATCCAGAACGCCGGCCAGTAGCCCGCGCCGTTCTCGGTGGTGACGTCCGGCTGCTGGATGGACGACTCCATCATGACGACGCCACCGGGAGGCGCGCCGAACGAGTCGTCCTGCGTCTCGATCCGGCCGGAGGTCCAGCCGGTGTTGGGGTCGGTGCCGTCGTGCAGGGCGCGCAGGACGAGGTGCCCGTTGCCGTCGTGGAAGACGTTGGCCGTGCTGTCGGTCATCGTCTCGATCTCGCCCGTACCGAAGTTGCTGCCGGGTCCGGTGTCGTACTTCCACGTACCGGTGTCGACGCCGGTGTCGGCCGGGCCGTCGAACTCGTCGCTCCACGTGGTGGTGAAGCCCGAGGGCGGCGCGGGTACGGCGGCCGGGGCCGCGGCCGCCTTCGCCACGACGGGCGCTTCCGCGGGGGTGGCGGCGCCACCGGTCGGCGCGACGGCTGCGAGGCCGGCCACGCCGAGGGCGCCGACGGTCAGCGCGGTGAGGACGATCCGCGCCCGGGAGCGGCGCGGCCGGCGGCCGTCGCTGCCTGGTTGGAGCTGATGGTGTCCGCTGAACATGCGAGTTCTCCTGTTCCGAATGGGCTCAGTCGTGCGGGCCCATGTGGGGGGAATCGAAGCCGCCGTCGCCTGCCGGGTGGGGACCGTGTGCAGGGCGGACGGCGTGTGCACGGTGGGGGCGTGCACGGATCGAACTCTGTGACTCTCCAACTCTGTTCAGTTGTCTGACTCTGTTCAGGTAGCTGACTCTGTTCAGGTAGCTGACTCTGTTCAGGTAGCTGAGAGCGCTCTCTCAGCATGTGATTTCTAGTGCCCCCACCGCAGCGCGTCAAGCGGTTGGACAGCAGCGCCATGTCAGTACGGTCGCGGCGGCGGAAAATACCGAGCGCCCGGACGCGGTCGGCGGCTAGGGTCGCCGTCATGTCTTGCGCCTTCTTCGTAAAGCTGCGCCGCGCATGCGGCGAGCTGGTCTGATTCCCTCTCCATCGCTCAGCTCCGCCGCGTAACGAGTCCTCGCCGGTGCGGTGTTCCGTACTGCCCCGCCCCGGCTCCGAAGATTCCACGCGGAGCACTCCCATGCATCAGCCCTATCCGGGCGGCCGACACGAGCTCGGCCAGAACTTCCTCACCGACCGCGCCGTCATTGCCGCCATCGCTGACGAGGTGGCCGACTCGGTCGGCCGTACGAGCAGCCGGATCGTCGAAATCGGCCCAGGCGACGGCGCGTTGACCGTCCCGTTGAGCCGGCTCGGCCACCCGATGACGGCGATCGAGATCGACCCGCGCCGCGCCCGCCGCCTGCACAGCCGTACCCCCGGTCATGTCACCGTCGTATGCGACGACATCCTGCGCTGCGCGCTGCCGCGGGACCCGTACGTACTCGTCGGGAACCTGCCGTTCCATCTCACGACCGCGATCGTCCGGCGCGTACTCGCAGCCGACCACTGGCAGTCGGCCGTCCTGCTGGTCCAGTGGGAGGTCGCGCGGCGCAGGGCCGG is from Streptomyces sp. NBC_00370 and encodes:
- a CDS encoding CehA/McbA family metallohydrolase — encoded protein: MTENDHADKESSTGSLGRRGLVMTGAAAALTLSTVSFANAAPSAGAGAGAAGGDGTGAGRTTTRTVTGTLPPGSPDFVHLPVEVPRGTSEIRVAYSYERPAVPAGTQGNALDIGIFDERGTDLGGRGFRGWSGGARTEFFLRADEATPGYIAGPVRAGTWHIALGPYTVAPQGLAYSITITLTYGPTAATPKPVYPPERAKGRGRAWYRGDCHLHSVHSDGKRTPAEIAALARAAGLDFMHSSDHNTYSAHGAWDGLWDDDLLILVGEEITTRNGHVLAISTDPGTFIDWRYRARDNRFGHYAREVRRAGGLVVPAHPHSTCIGCNWKFGFGDADAVEVWNGPYTVDDEVSLADWDNSLVTSARSGRAWTPAMGNSDAHRDPDAIGTPQTVVLADDLSRTAILAGLRAGHSYVAESAKVSLTFGASGGRGKHAGIGDRLRVDEKDSVTVRLEVTGAPGCTAQFVTDQGTLYTAPLPESGAGTVEWTTTASYASYVRAEVRHAPTVPGLPGPLAAFTNPVFLGE
- a CDS encoding helix-turn-helix domain-containing protein, coding for MSATSRADRPSRPHVVALAVTDAAPIFELAIPCEVFGVDRDDLVSPWYELRLCAAEPGPLRTAAGLRVDTPYGLDDMAAADTVIVAACARRVQLAPPQGLLEAVRAAHGLGRRIVSLCSGAYVLAQAGVLKGRAATTHWMNTGDFGHRFPDVDFRPSALYTEDGTVLTSAGSGAAVDLCLHLVRGDFGSAVANEVARRMVVPPHREGGQTQYVTPLVRPTEDAGLEPVLRWARGNLHEPLTVRRLAREAQLGERTFARRFRETMGTTPLQWVLQQRVRFAQELLETTDEPVEVVARRTGFGSATNLRYHFSRTTTVSPQTYRHVFRHRAAAAG
- a CDS encoding APC family permease, translating into MTSETAVPGPSAAGTAAVGRLSTLQGAALYVGAVLGTGVIALPALAAETAGPASLLAWLALVVLSAPLAATFAALGARYPDAGGVSTYARLAFGDRTAATVGWCFYLAVPPGASAAALFGGAYVSSALGGGTPTTVITAAALMVVVTVANAVGLQVTGRIQLALAALLVVLLLLAVGLSLPHAHTANLHPFAPHGWTAVGPAAALLVWSFAGWEAITHLAAEFRRPERDLPRAAGIAVVVVGVLYLGVAFAVVTVLGPSAARSDAPLGELMARGIGGNARYLAAAAAVLLTLGAMNAYYAGAAKLGAALGRDGALPGWLTRGSVVGEVPRRSLAVVSALGFCALAGVSMAGVGPRPLVLMTTGSFVAVYAIGVAAAVRLLPRRSKGRAAAVAALVAVVALLVMSGVYLLWPLVVTGGALLYLRLNRTACGTADEAACGTAGGAART
- a CDS encoding glycoside hydrolase family 16 protein is translated as MFSGHHQLQPGSDGRRPRRSRARIVLTALTVGALGVAGLAAVAPTGGAATPAEAPVVAKAAAAPAAVPAPPSGFTTTWSDEFDGPADTGVDTGTWKYDTGPGSNFGTGEIETMTDSTANVFHDGNGHLVLRALHDGTDPNTGWTSGRIETQDDSFGAPPGGVVMMESSIQQPDVTTENGAGYWPAFWMLGQPLRTGTTWPTSGEVDILEDVNGRSSVFGTLHCGVSPGGPCNESSGIGSGEHACPGCQSGYHTYAVQIDRSTSPEQIRWYLDGDNYYTLDATAVDADTWAKAVDHPFFIIYDLAMGGGFPGAFGGGPNAATISGGQMNIDYVAVYNKAP
- the erm gene encoding 23S ribosomal RNA methyltransferase Erm; the encoded protein is MHQPYPGGRHELGQNFLTDRAVIAAIADEVADSVGRTSSRIVEIGPGDGALTVPLSRLGHPMTAIEIDPRRARRLHSRTPGHVTVVCDDILRCALPRDPYVLVGNLPFHLTTAIVRRVLAADHWQSAVLLVQWEVARRRAGVGGASMMTARWWPWYDFALHSRVPARAFRPVPSVDGGLLTVHRRPRPLVDDRKRYQDFVGRVFTGRGRGLPDILTRTGQFDRRDLAGWLRANQVSQRTLPKDLTAGQWASLWGLGAGPHPR